From Toxorhynchites rutilus septentrionalis strain SRP chromosome 2, ASM2978413v1, whole genome shotgun sequence, a single genomic window includes:
- the LOC129764660 gene encoding uncharacterized protein LOC129764660, producing MSQGMASSIEPYRKGTSFGDWADRLAYTFDANDLSAAKRKSHFMNLCGPFVYSQLKLCYRKDELDSANYDEIVVKLKQKLDKTEPDLVHRFRFSHRAQQPDESAEDFVQAVKLQAEFCGFGEFKNVAIQDRVLAGLRDEDLKQLLLKEESLIIEKMDKLITTWNIAKNNEHTFNNNSNRFVQQSYYPYEQRVNQIRRPIQQRLGFPTNNNLNRDSFAQRNNAINGVNKFQHNNSRRINGYNNRNNYNNGNGRNNFYRFKHNYADMICDHCWVNGHIKRKCFALKNLKRDAVKFVDTTKPGTSGEQQLISLLGKMTTTDSDDDFEEWNPGELECMHIGSVNKISEPCLINVLIENIIIKMEVDCGSTVTVMGKNKYYNIFRKPLNNSNKQLQAVNGYKLKVEGEKKCVS from the coding sequence ATGAGCCAAGGTATGGCATCTTCAATCGAACCGTATCGTAAAGGTACGTCGTTCGGGGACTGGGCGGATCGTTTGGCGTACACGTTCGACGCTAATGACTTGTCAGCCGCTAAACGGAAGTCCCATTTTATGAACCTTTGTGGTCCATTTGTGtattcacaattgaagttatgttATAGAAAGGATGAATTAGATTCGGCTAACTACGATGAAATTGTcgtaaaattgaaacaaaagctAGATAAAACAGAACCAGATTTGGTTCATCGCTTTCGCTTTAGTCACAGGGCTCAGCAGCCCGATGAGTCGGCTGAAGATTTCGTACAAGCAGTAAAGCTTCAGGCGGAATTTTGCGGTTTCGGTGAATTTAAAAACGTTGCAATTCAAGACAGAGTGCTAGCTGGTCTCCGGGATGAGGACTTGAAGCAATTATTATTGAAGGAAGAAAGTTTGATAATAGAAAAAATGGATAAACTTATTACAACATGGAATATAGCAAAGAATAATGAGCatacattcaataataattcGAACCGTTTTGTACAGCAAAGTTATTATCCTTACGAACAAAGAGTGAATCAAATTAGACGTCCGATTCAACAAAGGTTGGGTTTTCCCACGAACAATAATTTGAATAGGGATTCTTTTGCTCAAAGGAACAATGCCATAAATGGTGTGAATAAGTTTCAACACAACAATTCACGGAGAATTAATGGGTACAACAATAGAAACAATTACAACAATGGGAATGGACGGAATAATTTCTACAGGTTTAAACATAATTATGCTGACATGATATGTGATCACTGTTGGGTCAACGGGCACATAAAAAGGAAGTGTTTCgctttgaaaaatttgaagagAGATGCGGTGAAGTTTGTAGATACGACTAAACCAGGAACGAGTGGAGAGCAACAGCTGATATCCTTGTTGGGAAAAATGACGACTACTGACAGTGACGACGACTTCGAGGAGTGGAATCCAGGTGAATTAGAATGCATGCATATTGGGTCCGTAAATAAAATTAGTGAACCTTGCTTGATTAATGTCttaattgaaaatataataATTAAAATGGAAGTTGATTGTGGGTCAACGGTGACAGTAATGGgcaaaaataaatattacaATATATTTAGAAAACCTTTAAATAATTCTAACAAACAACTTCAGGCGGTGAACGGCTATAAACTAAAAGTTGAAggtgaaaaaaaatgtgttagttAA